TGAGCTCCCTCAAACAGACAGCGGTAATGATTTACGTGGCTGGTCAAGGAGATTTGAAGTGTGGTGGTATATTCGTCTGGCGTGGTAAGTACCTGAGATGCGTATTCCTGAAGTTTGGCTGCTACCGCTTCAGCTTTTTTTGTTCCCCGCTTTTCCAAGTTTCGGATCAATGCCCCCCGTTGGCGGCGACGGATCTGCGGTGCGCTGAAACGCTCCTGCATCAGGTATAGCGAGCTGTTTGAAAAAGGAAGGACCCCACTTTTTCTTTCATTCAGAAAACCGGGAAAGAGTCGGTCGACAATCGTATGGATCCTGTTACGGACTTCGGTTTTCATCTTGACCAGCTTCTTTCGGTGGCGAACTAGGGTTCGTAGATTGCGATACACGCCAGTCTGTGCCGGGCAACAATTGGCCCGGCGGTTGAGCAGCATGGTGGCAATGCCCATCAGGTCCAGCCGATCCGTGCTGGCCTGTAAATTCTCACGCTGCTTCTTTGCATCATGGGCATTCACGTTGGCAACCAGCCACCCTTTTGCCCGAATTGTGTTGGCGAAATTCTCAGCATACGAGTTGACATCTTCGCCACCGAAAAAGACATGGTCAGACTGAATATGGCGATTACGGCAAGAACGGTTTACCTGGTCGAGAAGGTACTTCACGCCGTCAGGGGAATTCTTAACCGAAAAAGGTTTGCGGAGGACCTCGCCGTTTCCATTACAGAACATAACCAGATGATCCTTTTTGGCGTAATCGATGGGCACACACATCAGCTTTGATGCATTGCCTGCATTTTCGAATAGCGCCAGCAGTTCTTGACTTCGATCCGAATAGATGCTTGTCTTTTTCATGGTGAGGCTCCTTTCGTGTATGTGTTTCAGCTGTCTGGCGACAGACTGATAAACCACCTTACCACCGGATCACTCCGGATGGCTCTTTACACAAGGGAGCTTCACTTCTTTACTTTTAAAAATGGACAATGGTAGGGAACAAAATTTTCAACGGCGGCCCGAGTTACAGAGCAGCCCAGGCTCCCCGAGCTTTACCCTGCGGGCTCGCTCGCCTGCCCTCCATCTGTCACTCGGAAACGTACCAGTTGCGATTAGGTCGATAAATCTGCTTGAAATCAGCATTTTCAAGATTGCAGATTATTGAAAATCTTCATCGAAGGAACACGAGTACAGATACATAAAATTCATTCCTCTATTTTCTTCGTTCCGCTCTTTTGATTTTAGAATCGTATCTGTAATTAGCCCGAACGCCAGATACATGGTTCATAATCACACGTTGATAAGGGGTGGTGTTTAGTACAGGCTATACGTAACAAATGCTGAAATTTCTATTAATTAAGGTAGGTTATATACTACTTTTATGATTTGTTTTTTAACGCTTGTCAAGCCTTTTTTAAGGTAGTCCGTGTCGTTGCATCACCTCCCCGATTGCTTTGTGATAATCCCGCTGCACTTTTAAATTGCTGACCTTACAATAGCGCTGGGTGGTCTTGATTCGCGAATGCCCTAATAGATCCTGGATAGTCACCAGATCGGCATCGGCATTGAGCAGTTGGGTGGCCATCGTATGCCGTAGATGATGGCATGATACTTTTACCCCGCTCTTCCTGCCATAA
This window of the uncultured Desulfosarcina sp. genome carries:
- a CDS encoding transposase; the encoded protein is MKKTSIYSDRSQELLALFENAGNASKLMCVPIDYAKKDHLVMFCNGNGEVLRKPFSVKNSPDGVKYLLDQVNRSCRNRHIQSDHVFFGGEDVNSYAENFANTIRAKGWLVANVNAHDAKKQRENLQASTDRLDLMGIATMLLNRRANCCPAQTGVYRNLRTLVRHRKKLVKMKTEVRNRIHTIVDRLFPGFLNERKSGVLPFSNSSLYLMQERFSAPQIRRRQRGALIRNLEKRGTKKAEAVAAKLQEYASQVLTTPDEYTTTLQISLTSHVNHYRCLFEGAQQLANEMAQLLAKTQGAFITSIKGIGIVLAAGVTGEIGDPLAQRSTDQLASYAGIVPKVKQTGGKQGPSKTGHVSKRSNHILKDFVVQSAFHIGRYGPKDLQDDFSRREADGQHADFGIARRFVRITMCMMRTSQVYLPPEMRSTQIKPDRRADYYLAMWPYVRDKWSKANALKVAFAKDQPLGQWRYIVQEIYGIKLKI